The proteins below come from a single Conger conger chromosome 10, fConCon1.1, whole genome shotgun sequence genomic window:
- the hdac7a gene encoding histone deacetylase 7 isoform X5, whose amino-acid sequence MYTQQADGITASGQTLETDRQETHLAGATAVAVSGEAVPMDLRVGQRAVRPGSDTAMLTPLPHPHPLLLPSTFSPQPCSQFSQQQLHFRFNMEQRRREQEQEKQQELQQLWHKDKSKQSAVASSAVKQKLQEVILKKQKQAALERTSSNPLSGPPVGYRELAPDPSAPPQSGMVPSPGQQPVGDTPDGDPPLRRAASEPNLKVKHKLKKHLNTRKSPLTHSSPSSSSTPVSGCSSPNDSLDNGVLPAAGLSHEAQRLLLQDGTLAHFTVQTASTMPTITLGLPANAKSNADLGSMKVGRVLAGTPQVYLPLGLEEASSSLPPHLQPVLILEPSGLVHSPMMAVPGLGSVPLQFAPHLECLTTLGHKPLSRTRSEPLPQSPRALHPHLLQQHQNSQHLERLKQQTHLGKLMSKSSEKPRLKQIPSEDMDSEEAGPAPGDVHQGRPRAESLREAEPVSPGDGQGEQINLQQTLIHNQSLLWEKQQQLHQLRRQTVQMETLAVPMALGPAHRPLSRAQSSPASTSQLLPDKTLPMPPTETPSKPRFTTGLVYDSQMLRHQCTCGDNSSHPEHAGRIQSIWSRLQETGLKSQCERIGGRKASLEELQSVHTERHVLLYGTNPLNRLKLDNRKLAGILSQRMFVMLPCGGCGVDNDTIWNEMHTSTASRMAAGSVTELAFRVAKRELKNGFAVVRPPGHHADPSNPMGFCFFNSVAIAAKQLQQKLSVSKILIVDWDVHHGNGTQDVFYNDSSVLYISLHRYDDGNFFPGSGGPTEVGSGPGEGFTVNVAWTGGLDPPMGDAEYLAAFRTVVMPIAQEFSPDVVLVSSGFDAAEGHPPALGGYKVSAKCFGFLTRQLMLLAGGRVVLALEGGHDLTAICDASEACVNALLGNEVKPLSQDALQQRPCPNAVRSLQRVLQIHGQYWLSVRRFVHTVELSYLGAQKRDCEETDTVNALASLSVGVLASKSLSDEPMEDQDDSM is encoded by the exons ATGGAATTACGGCGTCGGGACAGACCTTAGAGACTGACAGACAGGAGACTCATTTAGCGGGAGCGACAG cagtcGCAGTGTCAGGTGAGGCGGTCCCCATGGACCTGCGGGTGGGCCAGCGTGCGGTTCGGCCGGGCTCAGACACGGCCATGCTcacgcccctcccccacccccaccccctcctgctgCCCAGTACCTTctcaccccagccctgctcccagttctcccagcagcagctgcactTCAGG TTCAACATGGAGCAGAGGAGGCgcgagcaggagcaggagaaacagcaggagctgcagcagcTCTGGCACAAGGACAAGAGCAAACAGA GTGCTGTGGCCAGTTCAGCAGTGAAGCAGAAACTCCAGGAAGTAATTCTGAAAAAGCAGAAACAGGCTGCCCTGGAGAGGACCAGCTCCAACCCACTTAGCGGCCCACCTGTGGGatacag GGAGCTGGCCCCAGACCCTAGCGCACCCCCTCAGTCCGGAATGGTGCCATCTCCCGGACAACAGCCTGTGGGCGACACCCCCGACGGTGACCCACCACTACGGCGAGCAG CATCGGAGCCCAACCTGAAGGTGAAGCACAAGCTGAAGAAACACCTGAACACCCGGAAGAGTCCGCTGACCC actcctctcccagcagcagcagcaccccAGTGTCTGGCTGCAGCTCCCCAAACGACAGCCTGGATAATGGTGTGCTCCCTGCGGCAGGACTGTCCCACGAG GCTCAGAGGTTGCTGCTGCAGGATGGCACCCTGGCCCATTTCACTGTGCAAACCGCCTCCACCATGCCCACCATCACCCTGGGGCTGCCTGCTAATGCCAAG AGCAATGCTGATCTGGGCTCTATGAAGGTGGGCCGGGTTCTGGCCGGGACTCCTCAGGTGTACCTGCCCCTCGGGCTGGAAGAGGCCAGCAGCTCCCTGCCTCCTCACCTTCAGCCTGTGCTCATCCTGGAGCCCTCCGGCCTGGTGCACTCCCCAATGATGGCTG ttcCAGGGCTGGGTTCTGTGCCCCTGCAGTTTGCTCCCCATCTAGAATGCCTGACTACACTGGGCCACAAACCTCTGAGCAGAACCCGCTCAGAACCTCTCCCCCAGAGTCCCAGAGCCCTGCACCCCCACCTGCTCCAGCAGCACCAGAACAGCCAGCACCTGGAGCGGCTCAAACAGCAGACCCACTTGGGCAAG CTGATGTCCAAGTCGAGCGAGAAGCCGCGGCTCAAACAGATTCCCTCGGAGGACATGGACTCAGAGGAGGCGGGGCCGGCCCCCGGAGACGTCCATCAGGGCAGGCCGCGGGCGGAGTCGCtgcgggaggcggagcctgTCTCCCCGGGAGACGGTCAGGGAGAGCAGATCAACCTGCAGCAGACTCTCATACACAACCAG TCATTGTTATGGgagaaacaacagcagttgcacCAGCTGCGTCGTCAGACAGTCCAAATGGAGACTCTGGCAGTTCCCATGGCGCTTGGCCCGGCCCACCGACCCCTCTCCCGAGCCCAGTCCTCCCCGGCCTCCACCTCCCAACTGCTGCCAGACAAGACCCTCCCCATGCCCCCCACAGAGACCCCCAGCAAGCCCCGCTTCACCACGG GCTTGGTTTACGACTCCCAAATGCTGAGGCACCAGTGCACCTGCGGAGACAACAGCAGCCACCCGGAGCATGCTGGGAGAATCCAGAGCATCTGGTCCCGACTGCAGGAGACAGGCCTGAAGAGCCAGTGTGAG AGAATCGGGGGGAGGAAGGCCTCTCTGGAGGAGCTGCAGTCAGTGCACACTGAGCGCCACGTCCTGCTGTACGGCACCAACCCCCTCAACCGCCTCAAACTGGACAACCGCAAGCTGGCCg GAATCCTTTCTCAGAGGATGTTTGTGATGCTTCCGTGTGGGGGTTGCGGG GTGGATAACGACACCATCTGGAACGAGATGCACACCTCCACCGCGTCCCGAATGGCGGCGGGCAGCGTGACAGAGCTGGCCTTCCGTGTCGCCAAAAGAGAGCTGAAG AATGGTTTTGCAGTGGTGAGACCCCCTGGACACCATGCTGACCCATCTAACcccat GGGTTTCTGTTTCTTTAACTCTGTGGCTATTGCAGCAAAACAGCTGCAGCAGAAGCTTAGCGTCAGTAAGATCCTCATTGTGGACTGG gATGTTCACCATGGCAACGGTACCCAGGATGTGTTCTACAACGACTCCAGCGTGCTCTACATCTCGCTCCATCGCTATGACGATGGCAACTTCTTCCCTGGCAGTGGTGGGCCAACTGAG GTGGGATCAGGGCCTGGAGAGGGATTTACTGTCAATGTGGCGTGGACGGGCGGCCTCGATCCTCCCATGGGTGACGCGGAGTACCTGGCAGCCTTCAG GACAGTGGTGATGCCCATCGCTCAGGAGTTCTCCCCAGATGTGGTCCTGGTCTCGTCAGGGTTCGACGCCGCTGAGGGGCACCCCCCAGCCCTGGGGGGGTACAAAGTCTCGGCCAAAT GTTTTGGGTTCCTGACGCGGCAGCTGATGCTCCTGGCGGGCGGGCGGGTGGTCCTGGCCCTGGAGGGGGGTCACGACCTGACGGCCATCTGCGACGCGTCCGAGGCCTGCGTCAACGCGTTGCTCGGCAACGAG GTGAAGCCCCTGTCTCAGGACGCCCTGCAGCAGAGGCCCTGCCCTAACGCCGTGCGCTCGCTGCAGAGGGTGCTGCAGATCCACG gtcaGTACTGGCTGTCAGTGAGGCGTTTTGTCCACACGGTGGAGCTGTCCTACCTGGGCGCTCAGAAGAGGGACTGCGAGGAGACGGACACTGTCAACGCattggcctctctctctgtgggcgtcCTGGCCAGCAAGAG tcTCTCCGATGAGCCTATGGAAGACCAGGATGACTCCATGTAG
- the hdac7a gene encoding histone deacetylase 7 isoform X6, which produces MDLRVGQRAVRPGSDTAMLTPLPHPHPLLLPSTFSPQPCSQFSQQQLHFRFNMEQRRREQEQEKQQELQQLWHKDKSKQSAVASSAVKQKLQEVILKKQKQAALERTSSNPLSGPPVGYRELAPDPSAPPQSGMVPSPGQQPVGDTPDGDPPLRRAARFAAHGKDGKEVVSASEPNLKVKHKLKKHLNTRKSPLTRKESAPPAVKHRVPDTLDSSPSSSSTPVSGCSSPNDSLDNGVLPAAGLSHEAQRLLLQDGTLAHFTVQTASTMPTITLGLPANAKSNADLGSMKVGRVLAGTPQVYLPLGLEEASSSLPPHLQPVLILEPSGLVHSPMMAVPGLGSVPLQFAPHLECLTTLGHKPLSRTRSEPLPQSPRALHPHLLQQHQNSQHLERLKQQTHLGKLMSKSSEKPRLKQIPSEDMDSEEAGPAPGDVHQGRPRAESLREAEPVSPGDGQGEQINLQQTLIHNQSLLWEKQQQLHQLRRQTVQMETLAVPMALGPAHRPLSRAQSSPASTSQLLPDKTLPMPPTETPSKPRFTTGLVYDSQMLRHQCTCGDNSSHPEHAGRIQSIWSRLQETGLKSQCERIGGRKASLEELQSVHTERHVLLYGTNPLNRLKLDNRKLAGILSQRMFVMLPCGGCGVDNDTIWNEMHTSTASRMAAGSVTELAFRVAKRELKNGFAVVRPPGHHADPSNPMGFCFFNSVAIAAKQLQQKLSVSKILIVDWDVHHGNGTQDVFYNDSSVLYISLHRYDDGNFFPGSGGPTEVGSGPGEGFTVNVAWTGGLDPPMGDAEYLAAFRTVVMPIAQEFSPDVVLVSSGFDAAEGHPPALGGYKVSAKCFGFLTRQLMLLAGGRVVLALEGGHDLTAICDASEACVNALLGNEVKPLSQDALQQRPCPNAVRSLQRVLQIHGQYWLSVRRFVHTVELSYLGAQKRDCEETDTVNALASLSVGVLASKSLSDEPMEDQDDSM; this is translated from the exons ATGGACCTGCGGGTGGGCCAGCGTGCGGTTCGGCCGGGCTCAGACACGGCCATGCTcacgcccctcccccacccccaccccctcctgctgCCCAGTACCTTctcaccccagccctgctcccagttctcccagcagcagctgcactTCAGG TTCAACATGGAGCAGAGGAGGCgcgagcaggagcaggagaaacagcaggagctgcagcagcTCTGGCACAAGGACAAGAGCAAACAGA GTGCTGTGGCCAGTTCAGCAGTGAAGCAGAAACTCCAGGAAGTAATTCTGAAAAAGCAGAAACAGGCTGCCCTGGAGAGGACCAGCTCCAACCCACTTAGCGGCCCACCTGTGGGatacag GGAGCTGGCCCCAGACCCTAGCGCACCCCCTCAGTCCGGAATGGTGCCATCTCCCGGACAACAGCCTGTGGGCGACACCCCCGACGGTGACCCACCACTACGGCGAGCAG CCAGGTTCGCGGCTCACGGAAAAGACGGAAAAGAAGTAGTTTCAG CATCGGAGCCCAACCTGAAGGTGAAGCACAAGCTGAAGAAACACCTGAACACCCGGAAGAGTCCGCTGACCCGTAAGGAGAGCGCGCCGCCCGCCGTCAAGCACCGAGTCCCCGACACTCTGG actcctctcccagcagcagcagcaccccAGTGTCTGGCTGCAGCTCCCCAAACGACAGCCTGGATAATGGTGTGCTCCCTGCGGCAGGACTGTCCCACGAG GCTCAGAGGTTGCTGCTGCAGGATGGCACCCTGGCCCATTTCACTGTGCAAACCGCCTCCACCATGCCCACCATCACCCTGGGGCTGCCTGCTAATGCCAAG AGCAATGCTGATCTGGGCTCTATGAAGGTGGGCCGGGTTCTGGCCGGGACTCCTCAGGTGTACCTGCCCCTCGGGCTGGAAGAGGCCAGCAGCTCCCTGCCTCCTCACCTTCAGCCTGTGCTCATCCTGGAGCCCTCCGGCCTGGTGCACTCCCCAATGATGGCTG ttcCAGGGCTGGGTTCTGTGCCCCTGCAGTTTGCTCCCCATCTAGAATGCCTGACTACACTGGGCCACAAACCTCTGAGCAGAACCCGCTCAGAACCTCTCCCCCAGAGTCCCAGAGCCCTGCACCCCCACCTGCTCCAGCAGCACCAGAACAGCCAGCACCTGGAGCGGCTCAAACAGCAGACCCACTTGGGCAAG CTGATGTCCAAGTCGAGCGAGAAGCCGCGGCTCAAACAGATTCCCTCGGAGGACATGGACTCAGAGGAGGCGGGGCCGGCCCCCGGAGACGTCCATCAGGGCAGGCCGCGGGCGGAGTCGCtgcgggaggcggagcctgTCTCCCCGGGAGACGGTCAGGGAGAGCAGATCAACCTGCAGCAGACTCTCATACACAACCAG TCATTGTTATGGgagaaacaacagcagttgcacCAGCTGCGTCGTCAGACAGTCCAAATGGAGACTCTGGCAGTTCCCATGGCGCTTGGCCCGGCCCACCGACCCCTCTCCCGAGCCCAGTCCTCCCCGGCCTCCACCTCCCAACTGCTGCCAGACAAGACCCTCCCCATGCCCCCCACAGAGACCCCCAGCAAGCCCCGCTTCACCACGG GCTTGGTTTACGACTCCCAAATGCTGAGGCACCAGTGCACCTGCGGAGACAACAGCAGCCACCCGGAGCATGCTGGGAGAATCCAGAGCATCTGGTCCCGACTGCAGGAGACAGGCCTGAAGAGCCAGTGTGAG AGAATCGGGGGGAGGAAGGCCTCTCTGGAGGAGCTGCAGTCAGTGCACACTGAGCGCCACGTCCTGCTGTACGGCACCAACCCCCTCAACCGCCTCAAACTGGACAACCGCAAGCTGGCCg GAATCCTTTCTCAGAGGATGTTTGTGATGCTTCCGTGTGGGGGTTGCGGG GTGGATAACGACACCATCTGGAACGAGATGCACACCTCCACCGCGTCCCGAATGGCGGCGGGCAGCGTGACAGAGCTGGCCTTCCGTGTCGCCAAAAGAGAGCTGAAG AATGGTTTTGCAGTGGTGAGACCCCCTGGACACCATGCTGACCCATCTAACcccat GGGTTTCTGTTTCTTTAACTCTGTGGCTATTGCAGCAAAACAGCTGCAGCAGAAGCTTAGCGTCAGTAAGATCCTCATTGTGGACTGG gATGTTCACCATGGCAACGGTACCCAGGATGTGTTCTACAACGACTCCAGCGTGCTCTACATCTCGCTCCATCGCTATGACGATGGCAACTTCTTCCCTGGCAGTGGTGGGCCAACTGAG GTGGGATCAGGGCCTGGAGAGGGATTTACTGTCAATGTGGCGTGGACGGGCGGCCTCGATCCTCCCATGGGTGACGCGGAGTACCTGGCAGCCTTCAG GACAGTGGTGATGCCCATCGCTCAGGAGTTCTCCCCAGATGTGGTCCTGGTCTCGTCAGGGTTCGACGCCGCTGAGGGGCACCCCCCAGCCCTGGGGGGGTACAAAGTCTCGGCCAAAT GTTTTGGGTTCCTGACGCGGCAGCTGATGCTCCTGGCGGGCGGGCGGGTGGTCCTGGCCCTGGAGGGGGGTCACGACCTGACGGCCATCTGCGACGCGTCCGAGGCCTGCGTCAACGCGTTGCTCGGCAACGAG GTGAAGCCCCTGTCTCAGGACGCCCTGCAGCAGAGGCCCTGCCCTAACGCCGTGCGCTCGCTGCAGAGGGTGCTGCAGATCCACG gtcaGTACTGGCTGTCAGTGAGGCGTTTTGTCCACACGGTGGAGCTGTCCTACCTGGGCGCTCAGAAGAGGGACTGCGAGGAGACGGACACTGTCAACGCattggcctctctctctgtgggcgtcCTGGCCAGCAAGAG tcTCTCCGATGAGCCTATGGAAGACCAGGATGACTCCATGTAG
- the hdac7a gene encoding histone deacetylase 7 isoform X4 — protein sequence MYTQQADGITASGQTLETDRQETHLAGATAVAVSGEAVPMDLRVGQRAVRPGSDTAMLTPLPHPHPLLLPSTFSPQPCSQFSQQQLHFRFNMEQRRREQEQEKQQELQQLWHKDKSKQSAVASSAVKQKLQEVILKKQKQAALERTSSNPLSGPPVGYRELAPDPSAPPQSGMVPSPGQQPVGDTPDGDPPLRRAARFAAHGKDGKEVVSASEPNLKVKHKLKKHLNTRKSPLTHSSPSSSSTPVSGCSSPNDSLDNGVLPAAGLSHEAQRLLLQDGTLAHFTVQTASTMPTITLGLPANAKSNADLGSMKVGRVLAGTPQVYLPLGLEEASSSLPPHLQPVLILEPSGLVHSPMMAVPGLGSVPLQFAPHLECLTTLGHKPLSRTRSEPLPQSPRALHPHLLQQHQNSQHLERLKQQTHLGKLMSKSSEKPRLKQIPSEDMDSEEAGPAPGDVHQGRPRAESLREAEPVSPGDGQGEQINLQQTLIHNQSLLWEKQQQLHQLRRQTVQMETLAVPMALGPAHRPLSRAQSSPASTSQLLPDKTLPMPPTETPSKPRFTTGLVYDSQMLRHQCTCGDNSSHPEHAGRIQSIWSRLQETGLKSQCERIGGRKASLEELQSVHTERHVLLYGTNPLNRLKLDNRKLAGILSQRMFVMLPCGGCGVDNDTIWNEMHTSTASRMAAGSVTELAFRVAKRELKNGFAVVRPPGHHADPSNPMGFCFFNSVAIAAKQLQQKLSVSKILIVDWDVHHGNGTQDVFYNDSSVLYISLHRYDDGNFFPGSGGPTEVGSGPGEGFTVNVAWTGGLDPPMGDAEYLAAFRTVVMPIAQEFSPDVVLVSSGFDAAEGHPPALGGYKVSAKCFGFLTRQLMLLAGGRVVLALEGGHDLTAICDASEACVNALLGNEVKPLSQDALQQRPCPNAVRSLQRVLQIHGQYWLSVRRFVHTVELSYLGAQKRDCEETDTVNALASLSVGVLASKSLSDEPMEDQDDSM from the exons ATGGAATTACGGCGTCGGGACAGACCTTAGAGACTGACAGACAGGAGACTCATTTAGCGGGAGCGACAG cagtcGCAGTGTCAGGTGAGGCGGTCCCCATGGACCTGCGGGTGGGCCAGCGTGCGGTTCGGCCGGGCTCAGACACGGCCATGCTcacgcccctcccccacccccaccccctcctgctgCCCAGTACCTTctcaccccagccctgctcccagttctcccagcagcagctgcactTCAGG TTCAACATGGAGCAGAGGAGGCgcgagcaggagcaggagaaacagcaggagctgcagcagcTCTGGCACAAGGACAAGAGCAAACAGA GTGCTGTGGCCAGTTCAGCAGTGAAGCAGAAACTCCAGGAAGTAATTCTGAAAAAGCAGAAACAGGCTGCCCTGGAGAGGACCAGCTCCAACCCACTTAGCGGCCCACCTGTGGGatacag GGAGCTGGCCCCAGACCCTAGCGCACCCCCTCAGTCCGGAATGGTGCCATCTCCCGGACAACAGCCTGTGGGCGACACCCCCGACGGTGACCCACCACTACGGCGAGCAG CCAGGTTCGCGGCTCACGGAAAAGACGGAAAAGAAGTAGTTTCAG CATCGGAGCCCAACCTGAAGGTGAAGCACAAGCTGAAGAAACACCTGAACACCCGGAAGAGTCCGCTGACCC actcctctcccagcagcagcagcaccccAGTGTCTGGCTGCAGCTCCCCAAACGACAGCCTGGATAATGGTGTGCTCCCTGCGGCAGGACTGTCCCACGAG GCTCAGAGGTTGCTGCTGCAGGATGGCACCCTGGCCCATTTCACTGTGCAAACCGCCTCCACCATGCCCACCATCACCCTGGGGCTGCCTGCTAATGCCAAG AGCAATGCTGATCTGGGCTCTATGAAGGTGGGCCGGGTTCTGGCCGGGACTCCTCAGGTGTACCTGCCCCTCGGGCTGGAAGAGGCCAGCAGCTCCCTGCCTCCTCACCTTCAGCCTGTGCTCATCCTGGAGCCCTCCGGCCTGGTGCACTCCCCAATGATGGCTG ttcCAGGGCTGGGTTCTGTGCCCCTGCAGTTTGCTCCCCATCTAGAATGCCTGACTACACTGGGCCACAAACCTCTGAGCAGAACCCGCTCAGAACCTCTCCCCCAGAGTCCCAGAGCCCTGCACCCCCACCTGCTCCAGCAGCACCAGAACAGCCAGCACCTGGAGCGGCTCAAACAGCAGACCCACTTGGGCAAG CTGATGTCCAAGTCGAGCGAGAAGCCGCGGCTCAAACAGATTCCCTCGGAGGACATGGACTCAGAGGAGGCGGGGCCGGCCCCCGGAGACGTCCATCAGGGCAGGCCGCGGGCGGAGTCGCtgcgggaggcggagcctgTCTCCCCGGGAGACGGTCAGGGAGAGCAGATCAACCTGCAGCAGACTCTCATACACAACCAG TCATTGTTATGGgagaaacaacagcagttgcacCAGCTGCGTCGTCAGACAGTCCAAATGGAGACTCTGGCAGTTCCCATGGCGCTTGGCCCGGCCCACCGACCCCTCTCCCGAGCCCAGTCCTCCCCGGCCTCCACCTCCCAACTGCTGCCAGACAAGACCCTCCCCATGCCCCCCACAGAGACCCCCAGCAAGCCCCGCTTCACCACGG GCTTGGTTTACGACTCCCAAATGCTGAGGCACCAGTGCACCTGCGGAGACAACAGCAGCCACCCGGAGCATGCTGGGAGAATCCAGAGCATCTGGTCCCGACTGCAGGAGACAGGCCTGAAGAGCCAGTGTGAG AGAATCGGGGGGAGGAAGGCCTCTCTGGAGGAGCTGCAGTCAGTGCACACTGAGCGCCACGTCCTGCTGTACGGCACCAACCCCCTCAACCGCCTCAAACTGGACAACCGCAAGCTGGCCg GAATCCTTTCTCAGAGGATGTTTGTGATGCTTCCGTGTGGGGGTTGCGGG GTGGATAACGACACCATCTGGAACGAGATGCACACCTCCACCGCGTCCCGAATGGCGGCGGGCAGCGTGACAGAGCTGGCCTTCCGTGTCGCCAAAAGAGAGCTGAAG AATGGTTTTGCAGTGGTGAGACCCCCTGGACACCATGCTGACCCATCTAACcccat GGGTTTCTGTTTCTTTAACTCTGTGGCTATTGCAGCAAAACAGCTGCAGCAGAAGCTTAGCGTCAGTAAGATCCTCATTGTGGACTGG gATGTTCACCATGGCAACGGTACCCAGGATGTGTTCTACAACGACTCCAGCGTGCTCTACATCTCGCTCCATCGCTATGACGATGGCAACTTCTTCCCTGGCAGTGGTGGGCCAACTGAG GTGGGATCAGGGCCTGGAGAGGGATTTACTGTCAATGTGGCGTGGACGGGCGGCCTCGATCCTCCCATGGGTGACGCGGAGTACCTGGCAGCCTTCAG GACAGTGGTGATGCCCATCGCTCAGGAGTTCTCCCCAGATGTGGTCCTGGTCTCGTCAGGGTTCGACGCCGCTGAGGGGCACCCCCCAGCCCTGGGGGGGTACAAAGTCTCGGCCAAAT GTTTTGGGTTCCTGACGCGGCAGCTGATGCTCCTGGCGGGCGGGCGGGTGGTCCTGGCCCTGGAGGGGGGTCACGACCTGACGGCCATCTGCGACGCGTCCGAGGCCTGCGTCAACGCGTTGCTCGGCAACGAG GTGAAGCCCCTGTCTCAGGACGCCCTGCAGCAGAGGCCCTGCCCTAACGCCGTGCGCTCGCTGCAGAGGGTGCTGCAGATCCACG gtcaGTACTGGCTGTCAGTGAGGCGTTTTGTCCACACGGTGGAGCTGTCCTACCTGGGCGCTCAGAAGAGGGACTGCGAGGAGACGGACACTGTCAACGCattggcctctctctctgtgggcgtcCTGGCCAGCAAGAG tcTCTCCGATGAGCCTATGGAAGACCAGGATGACTCCATGTAG